The following coding sequences lie in one Asterias amurensis chromosome 18, ASM3211899v1 genomic window:
- the LOC139951029 gene encoding allatostatin-A receptor-like, producing the protein MHFFNGSNTTSVTPSSDDVTAGYSKSTNWDSFADSDFVLILYGVICVVGILGNLLVAFVLLRVPSLRSNTSDILVHLALVDFIVCLLVIPFKIVATMGPSEPNTGFFGQLRCKLYVSQFLFWVCAVVSVLCLVTINLERFVAIVYPHKYKKVFTRRNKYLMMVSCWVIGALCKIFILFLYREDEIVGCHFVGWPDRTVQAVVGVYNFTANFVAPFIVMVAAQWKVISTLKRQVQILNGRMASSPLTEVDRRKMWQLRASRMLVRTLMTFVITFAMCWAPNQFMFLLYNIGVSINFASPVYHVGIILAVCNSCVNPILYTMTNKPFREGIRKAFRVGTASVGNTGPEQGSSTNNTATTRFGETTKNL; encoded by the exons atgcattttttcaatGGAAGCAACACAACCAGTGTCACACCATCGTCTGATGACGTCACCGCTGGCTATTCAAAATCAACCAATTGGGACAGCTTTGCCGACAGCGATTTCGTTCTCATTCTTTACGGTGTCATCTGTGTGGTTGGGATCCTTGGTAACCTGCTGGTGGCCTTTGTACTCTTACGCGTTCCGTCCCTGCGGTCGAACACCAGCGATATCTTAGTCCATCTCGCATTGGTTGATTTTATCGTGTGCCTATTGGTCATCCCTTTCAAAATCGTTGCGACCATGGGGCCGTCTGAGCCTAACACTGGGTTCTTTGGTCAGCTCCGATGCAAGCTGTATGTCAGCCAGTTTCTGTTCTGGGTTTGCGCTGTGGTATCCGTGCTTTGCCTGGTCACCATCAACCTGGAGCGGTTTGTTGCCATCGTGTACCCGCACAAGTACAAGAAAGTCTTCACCAGGCGTAATAAGTACCTAATGATGGTATCTTGCTGGGTAATAGGTGCGCTCTGCAAGATCTTCATCTTGTTTCTCTACCGAGAAGATGAAATAGTCGGGTGCCACTTCGTGGGATGGCCCGACCGGACCGTCCAGGCCGTGGTCGGGGTGTACAACTTCACGGCTAACTTCGTGGCTCCGTTCATTGTGATGGTAGCGGCCCAGTGGAAGGTCATCTCGACCCTCAAACGACAAGTCCAGATACTAAACGGTCGGATGG CTTCTTCACCCCTCACCGAAGTTGACCGACGCAAGATGTGGCAGCTCCGTGCTAGCAGGATGCTCGTCCGGACCCTGATGACGTTCGTGATCACCTTTGCCATGTGTTGGGCCCCAAACCAATTCATGTTCCTGCTCTACAACATCGGAGTGAGCATCAATTTCGCATCACCCGTCTACCACGTTGGCATCATCTTAGCTGTGTGCAACTCCTGCGTGAATCCGATCCTGTACACAATGACCAACAAACCGTTCCGAGAGGGGATTCGGAAAGCGTTCCGGGTGGGGACAGCAAGCGTGGGTAACACCGGACCGGAACAAGGAAGCTCAACCAACAATACAGCTACGACAAGGTTTGGAGAAACAACTAAGAACTTATAA
- the LOC139950690 gene encoding phospholipid scramblase 1-like, with translation MADATQVQVKQPGSTGPGGQQWMPIPQGIQGVPRGLEYLTQIDQVLMHQQIELFEALTNIETKNRYALKNSLGQQVYFAFEESDFCERICCGQFRSFVMHIVDNANQEVIRLVRPFQCCAGCCWCADKDICSYRISVESPPGTVIGTIRQRGSKWKPMYEILDVNDQPTLKIRGPCCACQMICCTGDVDFQVMGMDGVTEVGKISKQWGGFFREVITQADNFSCTFPMDLDVKMKANIIGATFLIDYMFFENKDNNS, from the exons ATGGCTGATGCAACACAG GTTCAAGTCAAGCAACCGGGTTCAACCGGTCCGGGCGGCCAGCAATGGATGCCCATACCACAAGGGATCCAGGGTGTGCCTCGAGGATTGGAATACCTGACTCAGATAGATCAAGTACTGATGCACCAACAGATCGAGCTGTTTGAAGCGCTAACGAACATCGAGACGAAGAATCGATACGCCCTCAAGAACTCGCTCGGTCAGCAAGTGTACTTCGCCTTTGAAG agtcGGACTTCTGTGAAAGAATATGCTGCGGCCAATTCCGAAGCTTCGTCATGCATATTGTGGACAATGCTAACCAG GAAGTGATCCGCTTGGTTCGTCCCTTCCAGTGTTGCGCTGGATGTTGCTGGTGTGCTGACAAGGATATCTGCAGCTACAGAATCTCAGTGGAGTCACCCCCTGGAACGGTGATTGGTACCATCAGGCAGAG AGGGAGCAAGTGGAAGCCGATGTACGAGATCCTCGATGTGAATGATCAGCCAACTCTGAAGATCCGAGGGCCATGCTGTGCTTGTCAGATGATCTGTTGTACCGGTGATGTAGACTTCCAG GTAATGGGAATGGATGGAGTGACCGAAGTGGGGAAGATCAGCAAACAGTGGGGTGGGTTCTTCCGTGAGGTTATCACCCAAGCTGACAACTTCAGCTGCACCT TCCCGATGGACTTGGACGTGAAAATGAAGGCAAACATCATCGGAGCAACTTTCTTGATT GATTACATGTTCTTTGAGAACAAGGATAATAATAGTTAG